From Streptomyces chrestomyceticus JCM 4735, one genomic window encodes:
- a CDS encoding right-handed parallel beta-helix repeat-containing protein, which produces MTTAEHPNSGTVHTVAAGHPAAHATLGAALHAAAPGDEIRIAPGTYEEALRIDRDIVLRADGGTVTLAAPGGTTPALEVLPGARLTLDGLTVRGGAADRPAVLLSGGVTHWHGGGTDRGRLEVLREAALTMTGARLTGAALAGALIRTVGAVRLTDCVLEGAQGTGVVVGGDSRLELTGTRIKGATGSGVRVREDAHIVLRDCLIDGAGRSGLLFEDRSAALLVDCRIRDCGGEAVRVLDSSPVPRDGDPYEAADGRIPARADGGLLLYGCELTGAGADALHVAGSGDAVLDGCVLRDGGGAGATAGERARVRLADTRIVRTAAAALTAHGTARLEARGTTVRGSSANGVLATGSATVSLTDSEVTDCRFSALHAGGGAGLTLTRLRAGTTPEHGLHAVADSRLTLTEVHLTDCGMSGLDLSGAAAAEAAELSVVRCRNGVVAASGGTVRLTGCTVTDAERAGLTFGGGDAELTGGRVLRAGTAGLVFQGGATVRAADVDITEAAGSGMVVAAGAAPDVRAVRIVRPGKNGLIVDAKGAGTFEDCDITGPGFPAVHLGEAAAPALTRVRVQDAEADLSTEDGAAPTVRDCVSWKVEDAQWPAPFAPVPATAASGAQSAGAPAGDGTTTTVPPAEENLDDLLGELHELIGLDRVKQDVASLVKLMRMVQRREAAGLAAPPLSRHLVFAGNPGTGKTTVARLYGRILAAVGLLEKGHLVEADRSALVGEYVGHTGPKTQRVFMEAMGGVLFIDEAYSLAPAHATGGNDFAQEAIATLVKLMEDHRDAVVVIVAGYPVEMEHFIDSNPGLASRFNRTLLFEDYGTQDLVRIVEQHASAHQYELTDAARDTLVGYFDHVPRDGRFGNGRSARQTFQAMTERQAYRVAENDAPSEADLRTLSELDVPELELPKQELPPAELPDGTAGAQARPQPYPSGPGGPVQQA; this is translated from the coding sequence ATGACCACCGCAGAACACCCGAATTCCGGGACGGTCCACACAGTCGCCGCCGGGCACCCGGCGGCGCACGCCACCCTGGGCGCCGCGCTGCACGCGGCCGCGCCCGGCGACGAGATCCGCATCGCGCCCGGCACCTACGAGGAAGCCCTGCGGATCGACCGCGACATCGTCCTCCGCGCGGACGGCGGCACGGTCACCCTCGCCGCCCCCGGCGGCACCACCCCGGCGCTCGAAGTGCTGCCCGGCGCCCGGCTGACGCTCGACGGGCTGACCGTACGCGGCGGCGCCGCCGACCGGCCCGCCGTCCTGCTGTCCGGCGGCGTCACCCACTGGCACGGCGGCGGCACCGACCGCGGACGCCTGGAGGTGCTGCGCGAGGCCGCGCTCACCATGACCGGCGCCCGCCTGACCGGCGCGGCCCTGGCCGGGGCACTGATCCGTACCGTCGGCGCGGTCCGCCTCACCGACTGCGTCCTGGAAGGCGCCCAGGGCACCGGCGTCGTCGTGGGCGGCGACTCCCGGCTGGAGCTGACCGGCACCCGGATCAAGGGCGCCACCGGCTCCGGAGTGCGGGTCCGCGAGGACGCGCACATCGTGCTGCGGGACTGCCTCATCGACGGCGCGGGCCGCAGCGGGCTGCTGTTCGAGGACCGGTCGGCGGCCCTGCTCGTCGACTGCCGCATCCGCGACTGCGGCGGCGAGGCCGTACGGGTGCTGGACTCCTCGCCGGTGCCGCGCGACGGCGACCCGTACGAAGCCGCCGACGGGCGGATACCGGCGCGGGCCGACGGCGGACTGCTGCTGTACGGCTGCGAGCTGACCGGCGCGGGCGCGGACGCCCTGCACGTCGCCGGGTCCGGCGACGCCGTGCTCGACGGCTGCGTACTGCGCGACGGCGGCGGCGCCGGAGCCACCGCGGGGGAGCGGGCCCGCGTACGGCTGGCCGACACCCGGATCGTACGGACCGCCGCCGCCGCCCTGACGGCCCACGGCACCGCCCGGCTGGAGGCGCGCGGCACGACCGTACGCGGCTCGTCCGCCAACGGCGTGCTGGCCACCGGCTCCGCCACCGTCTCCCTGACCGACAGCGAAGTGACGGACTGCCGGTTCAGCGCCCTGCACGCCGGTGGCGGCGCCGGACTGACGCTGACCCGGCTGCGCGCCGGGACCACCCCCGAACACGGGCTGCACGCCGTCGCCGACAGCCGCCTCACCCTCACCGAGGTCCACCTCACCGACTGCGGCATGTCCGGCCTGGACCTGTCCGGCGCGGCGGCCGCCGAAGCCGCCGAACTGTCCGTCGTACGCTGCCGCAACGGCGTCGTCGCCGCCTCCGGCGGCACCGTGCGCCTGACCGGCTGCACGGTCACCGACGCCGAACGCGCCGGGCTCACCTTCGGCGGCGGCGACGCCGAACTGACCGGCGGCCGTGTCCTGCGCGCCGGCACCGCCGGACTGGTCTTCCAGGGCGGCGCCACCGTACGGGCCGCGGACGTGGACATCACCGAAGCGGCCGGGTCCGGCATGGTGGTGGCGGCCGGCGCCGCACCCGACGTCCGTGCCGTACGGATCGTCCGCCCCGGCAAGAACGGCCTGATCGTCGACGCCAAGGGCGCCGGCACCTTCGAGGACTGCGACATCACCGGGCCCGGCTTCCCCGCCGTCCACCTGGGCGAGGCGGCCGCCCCCGCCCTGACCCGGGTCCGCGTCCAGGACGCCGAGGCCGACCTGAGCACCGAGGACGGCGCCGCGCCGACGGTGCGCGACTGCGTGTCCTGGAAGGTCGAGGACGCACAGTGGCCCGCGCCCTTCGCGCCCGTCCCGGCCACCGCCGCGAGCGGCGCGCAGTCCGCCGGCGCCCCGGCCGGCGACGGCACCACGACCACGGTCCCGCCCGCCGAGGAGAACCTCGACGACCTCCTCGGCGAACTGCACGAACTGATCGGCCTGGACCGCGTCAAGCAGGACGTCGCCTCGCTCGTCAAGCTGATGCGCATGGTCCAGCGCCGCGAGGCGGCCGGACTGGCCGCGCCGCCGCTCAGCCGCCACCTGGTCTTCGCGGGCAACCCCGGCACCGGCAAGACCACCGTGGCCCGGCTCTACGGGCGCATCCTGGCCGCCGTCGGCCTGCTGGAGAAGGGCCACCTCGTCGAGGCGGACCGCTCCGCGCTGGTCGGCGAGTACGTCGGCCACACCGGCCCGAAGACCCAGCGGGTCTTCATGGAGGCGATGGGCGGCGTGCTGTTCATCGACGAGGCGTACTCCCTGGCGCCCGCCCACGCCACCGGCGGGAACGACTTCGCGCAGGAGGCCATCGCCACCCTCGTGAAGCTGATGGAGGACCACCGCGACGCGGTCGTGGTCATCGTCGCCGGATACCCCGTCGAGATGGAGCACTTCATCGACTCCAACCCCGGCCTCGCCTCCCGCTTCAACCGCACCCTGCTGTTCGAGGACTACGGCACCCAGGACCTGGTGCGGATCGTCGAACAGCACGCCTCCGCCCACCAGTACGAACTCACCGACGCGGCCCGCGACACCCTCGTCGGCTACTTCGACCACGTCCCGCGCGACGGCAGGTTCGGCAACGGACGCTCCGCCCGGCAGACGTTCCAGGCGATGACCGAACGGCAGGCGTACCGCGTCGCGGAGAACGACGCCCCGTCCGAGGCGGACCTGCGGACGCTCTCCGAACTGGACGTACCGGAACTGGAGCTGCCGAAGCAGGAGCTGCCGCCGGCGGAGCTGCCCGACGGCACCGCCGGAGCGCAGGCCCGGCCGCAGCCGTACCCGTCCGGCCCCGGCGGGCCCGTCCAGCAGGCCTGA
- a CDS encoding S1 family peptidase: MRSQQKNLRRATAAAAVALAAVSLQPAAANAAPTPTPQADGVHTKIVGGTKASQGEFPFMVRLSMGCGGALYAKDIVLTAAHCVDGSGPNTSITATAGVVDLEDSKAVSVKSTEVLQAPGYNGKGKDWALIKLAKPIDLPTLKIATDDKLTNGEFDIAGWGADKEGGDQQRYLLKAKVPFVDDATCKKAYGDQLTPGEEICAGKLDTGGTDTCQGDSGGPMFRKDEAGQWLQVGIVSWGEGCARPGKPGVYTEVSTFAADIKKAAEGLGG, translated from the coding sequence TTGCGAAGCCAGCAGAAGAACCTGAGGAGAGCCACCGCCGCCGCGGCCGTCGCCCTTGCGGCCGTCAGCCTCCAGCCCGCCGCCGCCAACGCCGCGCCCACCCCCACACCGCAGGCCGACGGCGTCCACACCAAGATCGTCGGCGGCACCAAGGCGAGCCAGGGCGAATTCCCGTTCATGGTCCGGCTGTCGATGGGCTGCGGCGGCGCCCTCTACGCCAAGGACATCGTGCTCACCGCCGCCCACTGCGTGGACGGCAGCGGCCCCAACACCTCCATCACGGCCACCGCGGGCGTCGTCGACCTGGAGGACTCCAAGGCCGTCAGCGTGAAGTCCACCGAGGTCCTCCAGGCCCCCGGCTACAACGGCAAGGGCAAGGACTGGGCGCTCATCAAGCTCGCCAAGCCCATCGACCTGCCGACCCTGAAGATCGCCACCGACGACAAGCTCACCAACGGCGAGTTCGACATAGCCGGCTGGGGCGCCGACAAGGAAGGCGGCGACCAGCAGCGCTACCTCCTCAAGGCCAAGGTTCCCTTCGTCGACGACGCCACCTGCAAGAAGGCGTACGGCGACCAGCTCACCCCCGGCGAGGAGATCTGCGCCGGCAAGCTGGACACCGGCGGCACCGACACCTGCCAGGGCGACTCCGGCGGCCCGATGTTCCGCAAGGACGAGGCCGGCCAGTGGCTCCAGGTCGGCATCGTGAGCTGGGGCGAGGGCTGCGCCCGCCCCGGCAAGCCCGGCGTGTACACCGAGGTGAGCACCTTCGCCGCGGACATCAAGAAGGCTGCTGAGGGGCTGGGGGGTTGA
- a CDS encoding response regulator, whose translation MAISVVIADDQEMVRTGFRMILESQPDIEVLADVVDGTAALSAVERLRPDVLLLDIRMPGTDGLEVTRRLAERAAAHPEYGHKPRIVIVTTFDLDAYVHAALHGGASGFLLKDASPAMLVEAVRAAAAGDALISPAITVRLLRELAPATAGGTTRTLAEPLTDREQDVVRALARGRTNAEIAAELYVSLSTVKSHLANVQVKLDARNRVEIAAWAWESGLARGSTGSGPAAP comes from the coding sequence ATGGCGATCAGCGTGGTCATCGCGGACGACCAGGAGATGGTCCGGACGGGCTTCCGGATGATCCTGGAGAGCCAGCCGGACATCGAAGTCCTCGCCGACGTCGTGGACGGCACGGCGGCCCTGTCCGCCGTGGAGCGCCTGCGTCCCGACGTCCTGCTGCTCGACATCCGGATGCCCGGGACCGACGGCCTGGAGGTCACCCGCCGCCTCGCCGAGCGCGCCGCCGCCCACCCCGAGTACGGGCACAAGCCGCGCATCGTCATCGTCACCACCTTCGACCTCGACGCCTATGTGCACGCCGCGCTGCACGGCGGCGCCTCCGGCTTCCTGCTCAAGGACGCCAGCCCCGCCATGCTCGTGGAGGCGGTACGCGCCGCCGCGGCCGGTGACGCGCTGATCTCACCCGCGATCACCGTACGGCTGCTGCGCGAACTGGCCCCCGCAACGGCCGGCGGCACCACCCGTACCCTCGCCGAGCCGCTGACCGACCGCGAACAGGATGTCGTACGCGCCCTCGCCCGCGGCCGGACCAATGCCGAGATCGCCGCCGAACTCTACGTCTCGCTGTCGACCGTCAAGTCTCACCTCGCCAACGTCCAGGTCAAGCTGGATGCCCGCAACCGCGTCGAGATCGCCGCCTGGGCCTGGGAGAGCGGGCTCGCCAGGGGCAGCACCGGCAGCGGGCCGGCCGCACCATGA